In Bacteroidia bacterium, a single window of DNA contains:
- a CDS encoding PqqD family peptide modification chaperone has protein sequence MNNSLSRNSVLVASKEQVSADLSSDTSGSAVILSLKDGMYYELKEVAARVWSLIQQPRSIQAVLDILLEEYEVETGRCEADLIALAEDLSKRGLINIEMNFKS, from the coding sequence ATGAACAATAGCCTCAGCAGAAATTCGGTATTGGTAGCAAGCAAGGAACAAGTGTCTGCTGATCTGTCCTCTGACACCTCAGGTAGCGCCGTAATCTTAAGTCTCAAGGACGGTATGTACTATGAACTGAAGGAGGTTGCAGCTCGTGTTTGGAGCCTCATTCAGCAACCACGCTCTATCCAAGCTGTTCTTGATATACTGCTTGAAGAGTACGAAGTGGAAACCGGGCGATGTGAAGCAGATTTGATCGCGCTGGCCGAAGACCTGTCCAAGCGAGGTCTCATTAACATAGAAATGAATTTTAAGTCATAA